One genomic segment of Campylobacter concisus includes these proteins:
- a CDS encoding CBU_0592 family membrane protein, with amino-acid sequence MIDLFQIIGFLGMICIVMGYFLLQIGRLNSRDLAYQIINLAGAVLLIISLFVHFNLGSFLIEVFWIFITIYGIYKIYKERA; translated from the coding sequence TTGATCGATCTTTTTCAGATCATCGGCTTTTTAGGGATGATTTGTATCGTGATGGGCTACTTTTTACTTCAGATCGGCCGCCTAAATAGCCGCGATCTAGCCTATCAGATAATAAATTTAGCAGGTGCGGTGCTACTTATCATCTCGCTTTTTGTGCACTTTAACCTCGGTTCATTTTTGATAGAGGTCTTTTGGATATTCATTACGATTTATGGAATTTATAAAATTTATAAGGAGAGAGCGTGA
- a CDS encoding amino acid ABC transporter permease produces MDFEFIEKFYPLYVKAGVLTCEIAFLGIVFSILIGIFCMAVKFYKLKFLSKMIDCYVELSRNTPLLIQLFFLYYGLPKLGVSMSGFACAVAGLSFLGGSYMSESFRLGFEAVRKSQIEAGLSIALSKNQLLRYVILPQAFSVAVPSISANIIFLLKETSIVSIVALADLVYVAKDLIGLYYKTDEALFMLVISYLIIILPVSLVLSYVEKRVRNARS; encoded by the coding sequence ATGGATTTTGAGTTTATTGAGAAATTTTATCCGCTTTATGTTAAAGCCGGAGTGCTTACCTGTGAGATTGCCTTTTTAGGGATCGTTTTTTCTATTTTGATCGGTATTTTTTGTATGGCTGTGAAATTTTACAAGCTAAAATTTCTATCAAAAATGATCGACTGCTACGTCGAGCTCTCAAGAAATACACCACTTCTTATACAGCTTTTCTTTTTATACTACGGCTTGCCAAAGCTTGGAGTGTCAATGAGTGGCTTTGCCTGTGCGGTCGCTGGGCTTAGCTTTCTTGGTGGTAGTTACATGAGTGAGAGTTTTAGACTTGGCTTTGAGGCGGTTAGAAAGTCGCAAATAGAAGCAGGTCTTAGCATCGCACTTAGTAAAAATCAGCTGTTAAGATATGTTATCTTACCTCAAGCATTTAGCGTAGCGGTGCCAAGTATTAGCGCAAATATTATCTTTTTACTAAAAGAGACAAGCATCGTTAGTATCGTAGCACTTGCTGATCTAGTTTACGTCGCAAAGGATCTCATTGGGCTTTACTACAAAACAGATGAAGCGCTTTTTATGCTAGTAATTAGCTATCTCATCATCATCTTGCCAGTCTCGCTGGTGCTTAGCTATGTCGAAAAAAGGGTGAGAAATGCAAGGAGTTAG
- a CDS encoding cysteine ABC transporter substrate-binding protein has protein sequence MRKFKFFLLALIATVFLTGCGNDKGADTAKAASNEADAIAKIKERGFVRIGVFSDKPPFGYVDKDGKNQGYDIYFAKRIAKDLLGDESKVKFELVEAAGRVEVLVADKVDITLANFTKTPERAQVVDFALPYMKVSLGIVSPEGAVIKSIDELKDKTLIVNKGTTADAFFTKNYPDIKLAKYDQNTETFAALVDKRGAALAHDNALLFAWAKETPGFVVGVEALGDVDVIAPAVKKGNKVLLDWLNNEIIELGKENFFHKDYDATLKPIYGDSVNPESLVVEGGKL, from the coding sequence GTGAGAAAATTTAAATTTTTCTTATTAGCATTAATCGCTACCGTCTTTCTAACGGGTTGTGGTAATGACAAAGGTGCCGACACGGCAAAAGCTGCTTCAAACGAAGCTGATGCGATCGCAAAGATCAAAGAGCGTGGATTTGTAAGAATTGGCGTTTTCAGCGACAAACCACCATTTGGCTATGTCGATAAAGACGGCAAAAACCAAGGCTATGATATTTACTTTGCAAAACGTATCGCAAAAGACCTACTAGGCGATGAGAGCAAGGTAAAATTTGAGCTAGTCGAGGCTGCTGGTAGAGTTGAAGTTTTAGTAGCTGATAAAGTAGATATCACGCTTGCAAATTTTACAAAAACACCTGAGCGTGCACAAGTTGTTGATTTTGCACTTCCATACATGAAGGTTTCACTTGGCATCGTAAGCCCTGAAGGTGCAGTGATAAAGAGCATCGATGAGCTAAAAGATAAAACCCTAATCGTAAATAAGGGCACAACCGCAGACGCTTTTTTTACAAAAAATTATCCTGACATTAAGCTTGCAAAATACGACCAAAATACTGAGACATTTGCAGCTTTGGTTGACAAAAGAGGTGCCGCACTAGCACATGATAACGCCCTACTTTTTGCCTGGGCAAAAGAGACTCCTGGCTTTGTTGTAGGCGTTGAAGCACTTGGTGATGTGGATGTGATAGCACCAGCTGTTAAAAAAGGTAACAAAGTTTTACTTGACTGGCTAAACAATGAGATCATTGAGCTTGGAAAAGAAAATTTCTTCCATAAAGACTATGATGCTACACTAAAACCGATCTATGGTGATAGTGTCAATCCAGAATCACTTGTCGTCGAAGGCGGCAAACTCTAA
- a CDS encoding amino acid ABC transporter permease — protein sequence MQGVSILFDTQNLLRLFEGLVISTEISFISIFISIIGGLVFGVLMSMKNKFIYFILKICLEIVRIMPQIVWLFLFYFGVSKAFDIHISAFTASLIVFSLWGIFEMMDIVRGAITSIPKHQFESAASLGLSKFQIYSHVIIPLATRRLVPGAVNLLSRMIKTTSIVVLIGVVEVVKVSQQIIERNVFTNPMAPFWIYTLIFFLYFAICYPVSKLSKKLEEKWS from the coding sequence ATGCAAGGAGTTAGTATATTATTTGATACACAAAATTTACTAAGGCTCTTTGAAGGTCTAGTCATTAGCACAGAAATTTCATTTATCTCTATTTTTATCTCTATAATCGGTGGCTTAGTGTTTGGCGTGCTTATGAGCATGAAAAACAAATTTATCTATTTTATTTTAAAAATTTGCCTAGAAATCGTTCGCATAATGCCTCAGATCGTTTGGCTATTTTTATTTTATTTTGGTGTCAGTAAGGCGTTTGATATCCACATTTCAGCATTTACAGCCTCACTCATCGTCTTTAGCTTGTGGGGAATTTTTGAAATGATGGACATCGTGCGTGGCGCAATAACATCAATACCAAAACATCAATTTGAATCAGCCGCATCGCTTGGACTTAGTAAATTTCAAATTTACTCTCACGTCATTATCCCACTTGCCACAAGAAGGCTAGTGCCTGGAGCTGTAAATTTACTAAGCCGTATGATAAAAACAACCTCTATCGTCGTACTAATCGGCGTTGTAGAGGTGGTCAAAGTCAGTCAGCAGATCATCGAGCGAAATGTATTTACAAATCCTATGGCGCCATTTTGGATATACACGCTCATATTCTTTTTATATTTTGCGATCTGCTATCCAGTCTCAAAATTATCAAAAAAACTAGAAGAAAAATGGAGCTAA
- a CDS encoding agmatine deiminase family protein codes for MRAYAEWEEQELLFLSLPHSKSDWEPYLEEILASYEELVAAITPFEKVVLICPDEANFSRFKKFKNVEFVKLDTDDTWIRDYGMIDVYAEDGVKSYDFKFNAWGGKFKSSKDDAINLELAKIYKTKLEPVDMILEGGSVEFNGDGVLLTTSKCLLNENRNKTLSKEQIEEKLKSLFSLKCIIWLESGFIKGDDTDSHIDTLARFITPDTIAYAACDDESDEHFDELKKMEEELKKTGFKLLALPLPKPKFYEGKRLGCTYANFIFINGALIVPTYNDENDEKVLNLLARALPDRKIIGVNSLVFVRQNGSLHCSSQNRYKRF; via the coding sequence GTGAGAGCTTACGCAGAGTGGGAAGAGCAGGAGCTTTTGTTTTTGTCGCTGCCACATAGTAAGAGCGACTGGGAGCCTTATTTAGAGGAGATTTTAGCTAGTTATGAAGAGCTAGTGGCTGCTATTACGCCGTTTGAAAAGGTAGTGCTCATCTGCCCTGATGAGGCAAATTTTTCTAGGTTTAAGAAATTTAAAAATGTTGAGTTTGTTAAGCTTGATACTGATGATACTTGGATCAGAGACTACGGTATGATCGACGTTTATGCTGAAGATGGCGTAAAGAGCTACGACTTTAAATTTAACGCTTGGGGCGGTAAATTTAAGAGCTCAAAAGATGATGCCATAAATTTAGAGCTAGCTAAAATTTACAAAACCAAGCTTGAGCCAGTTGATATGATACTAGAGGGTGGAAGTGTCGAGTTTAATGGAGATGGCGTGCTTTTAACCACCTCAAAATGCCTGCTAAATGAAAATAGAAACAAGACTCTTAGTAAAGAGCAGATCGAGGAGAAGCTAAAGAGTTTGTTTAGCTTAAAGTGTATCATCTGGCTTGAAAGTGGTTTTATAAAAGGCGATGACACAGATAGCCACATCGATACTTTAGCGCGTTTTATCACGCCTGATACTATCGCTTACGCAGCTTGCGATGACGAGAGTGACGAGCACTTTGATGAGCTAAAAAAGATGGAAGAAGAGCTTAAAAAAACTGGCTTTAAGCTGCTTGCTCTGCCACTTCCTAAGCCTAAATTTTATGAGGGCAAAAGGCTTGGCTGCACCTATGCAAACTTTATCTTTATAAATGGTGCGCTAATCGTGCCAACATATAACGACGAAAACGATGAAAAGGTGCTAAATTTACTAGCCCGTGCGCTTCCAGATAGAAAGATCATCGGTGTAAATTCGCTAGTTTTTGTGCGTCAAAATGGCTCGCTTCACTGCTCAAGCCAAAATAGATACAAAAGGTTTTAG
- a CDS encoding amino acid ABC transporter ATP-binding protein: MSKNILELKKINKFYGELHALKDINLEVKSGEVVVLLGPSGCGKSTTLRCINGLESIASGEIIIDGEVIDAKFNDWQRIRQKVGMVFQSYELFDHMNVIDNVLLGPLKVQKRDRAEAEKTADMWLSKVGLLDKKFAYPKELSGGQKQRIAIVRSLCLNPEIMLFDEVTAALDPEIVREVLDVILNLAKDGMTMLIVTHEMSFARAVANKIVFMDAGAIVEISEPEEFFTNPKSDRAKKFLNLFSF; this comes from the coding sequence ATGAGTAAAAACATATTAGAACTTAAAAAAATAAACAAATTTTATGGAGAGCTTCACGCCTTAAAGGATATAAATTTAGAGGTAAAAAGCGGTGAAGTGGTCGTGCTTCTTGGGCCATCGGGCTGCGGCAAAAGCACAACTCTTAGATGTATAAACGGCCTTGAGAGTATCGCAAGTGGCGAGATAATAATCGATGGTGAAGTGATAGATGCTAAATTTAATGATTGGCAAAGGATCCGCCAAAAAGTCGGCATGGTCTTTCAAAGCTACGAGCTCTTTGATCATATGAACGTCATAGACAACGTCCTTCTTGGGCCTTTAAAGGTGCAAAAAAGAGATAGGGCCGAGGCTGAAAAAACCGCTGATATGTGGTTAAGCAAGGTTGGACTTCTTGATAAGAAATTTGCCTACCCAAAGGAGTTAAGTGGCGGTCAAAAGCAGCGTATAGCAATAGTAAGAAGCCTTTGTTTAAACCCTGAAATTATGCTATTTGACGAGGTTACGGCTGCGCTTGACCCTGAGATCGTTAGAGAAGTGCTTGATGTGATACTAAATTTAGCCAAAGATGGCATGACGATGCTAATAGTCACCCACGAGATGAGCTTTGCAAGAGCAGTTGCAAACAAGATCGTATTTATGGACGCTGGGGCGATCGTGGAGATCAGCGAGCCAGAGGAATTTTTTACCAACCCAAAGAGCGATCGCGCGAAGAAATTTCTAAATTTATTCTCGTTTTAG